The sequence below is a genomic window from Anopheles cruzii chromosome 3, idAnoCruzAS_RS32_06, whole genome shotgun sequence.
AGTTTGCAAAACTTTTGTGTTTAATATTGGactgtatttttttaaacgtATAGCTTTTAACACTCGAGAATGATGATGAGATTGAGGCATGATTTGGAAACCGGCACTTATTCGCACCATGGGCAGACTACGGGGTACGACTGCCAGGCACGCCTCACGATTATGCGGAACAACTTTAGCAGACCATCGCTCAATTAATTCAATTGCCTCCTATTTATCCCAATGGTCCAATCGTATGTCCACGAACTGGTTGGTGGTCGATCACGCACAGATCAGCTGACATTGGAGGAGGTGGAAATTTTCCTTTACTTCTTGTTTAAATGGATCGAACGCGGTTCACCGGATGAGACTTTGCCCTCTGCCAAATGAGACTTTCTTTCGGAGTTCTTTCTCATGTCGATGAGGGACGACGGCGTTCGTACTCAATCACCTGTCGATCATTTTTGTGCTAAACCTCCGTTTCGTCTCACACTCGTTGTGTACAAAAATAGGATTCTGAGCAACCATTTACGGTCACAGCGGATACAAGAATCTGGAACCATCCTCCTAGGGCAATATAACCAAGCTTCTAGAAGGATATTTCTCTTAGTGTGTCATTTATGTGCGATTTTGGTTGTTCGATGGTCggtttcatatttatttttcttatttttctcGCCACACAGCAAAGAACGCACCGCACAATACATACACGGCGCGCTGGTACATAATACACGGATAAAAAACGCCAGAACGACTAACATCCCGGGCGAAGAGGAACGTTTCAACGAATCTCGTCATCCCTTAAATGCGGTCGGGTGAGGCGCGGGACGCGGGACCTTTCATAAAGACATAGTTGCACGCGCCCGGGGGTATGCGTGGCTTCAGTTGCAAAAACGGTTCAGTCGTTCCTCGGTCATTGTAGAACATTGTACTAGCGTTGTCGTGGCGCACCCGTTACCTATTCGTTAGTGAGCGAGAATTAGTTGTAAAGACGATTGTTCGTAGACTGTTTTCGCAATACATACAGCATAAAGCATAGGCAATAGAGTTCAAGGGCGCatataaataacaaaaaaggtTTCCACGGTAATCGGAAGGATGGCGCAGCAAGTGCAGCATGTATTCAAGGTCGCCCTGGCCAAAACCGCCGCCAGCGGACAGCGAACAATGTCTACCGGTATCATCGGCACGCTGGAAGGTGAGTGAAAAAAAGATGCTTCGGTTGCAAATTGTAGTAGGCTATTTCAAAACAAAGCTGCGATCGCGGTGCAACCGCTTACAACCGGTTTTTGCGATCGCGAGTTGCAACATTGTTTGCCTCTGCAATGGAGATGTGTCGCATTTCCCGTTTAGCGTTGCATTGGCGTTtgctctgtgtttgtgtgtgccggtgggAGAAATTTGCATTCCTAAGCAGTGGACATGACGCCATACttggtttttaaatattaatttttattacctTTCGGTGTCGTTTTGTCTGCGCAATAGACTCCCATGATTAAGACACACAGCAAAGCAGTCAATTACGTTGTTTGACGGGCATTCGACGGTTCTACAATCACGTTCTAACTTACCTTTACCTACCGTTGCAGGTGGCGCCGCTGGATCGGTCAAGCAAACGCCGAAGCATTCATCTGGACTGCACATGACGATTCAACGCACCTATCCGCTGGCGGCCGTTTTGCCACTTCCGCCCAACATCGACGCTACCGAGACGAGCCGCTTTTCGCCGCTCCGCTCGCGCGATATTAACGCGTCCGCAATGTTAACGCACCAATCGACGGCCCCAAGTGGCAGCCCTATCGATGTAACGGTCGACATGAGCAGTTCCTCGGCCAACACGGCAGTCGATCCGCACGTCGAGTCATACGATTGCCGCGGTGCCGTGAGCCTAAATTCGGCCATGCAGAGCAATGTGCCGAGCCCGTTTGGAGGAATGCACAAGTTCACGCACCTTAACATGCCGGGCGGTGCTTGGGCACAGGAAAGCAAGTTCTTGTCGCACGAACTGAACTCGTCGCACTACACTAACCTGCGGCAGGAGGTGCGCTCCGATTGGTCCAGCTACGAAGATCGGCCGGTCAAGGGAGTAGAAGGTAGGACAGATCGAGCGAAGGGTGGCGCAGGCTCAATCACTAACCTTTGCCAGTTGCTCACGCTAACTTCGCCAAACCATTCGATCATCGGACCGTCGATCAGTTTCCGACGGCCGTTTTCTGGTAACTCGCGTCAGCCATTGGCATCAGCGCTGTCGCGTGGCATTCAAACTGCGCCGGCAGTTCATAATGCTCAATCGAAAGGTAATGCATCTACTAATGTGACTAACGAGGAACGACAACAGCCACCGATAGCCCCGCCGGAAGCGCAGGTCCCCGTCTCGCGCAAAGATCGCCTCAAGAAGGCGATCAAAGAGTACGGCTCGACGGTGCTCGTGTTTCACGTTAGCATCAGTTTAGTCTCGCTCGGTACATGTTACCTGCTAGTCTCCAGGTTCGTTTCCACTTTTGTACAGCCACAAACTGTCGTTGTATTGTCCACCATAAGCACGTTATTACGCGAAAAGAAGTAAAATTCGACAGTCGAGATTGAAACTCGCttaaatgtaggcaatttgCCTTGTACGCTTTTCTGCCTAGCCTGCCATAAAAAGTGCTGCCTCCTGTTACTTTTGGCGGATTTTTAACGCGGCTTGGCCGAGCAATTTTGGATCTCCGCGCGGAAGGTTCAACAAATAACGCAGTCATCATTGATTTAATCAAGCCATTCAACAAGGCTTTGAATCGTTTCTTGATTggcattttgtttcttcttcacAGTGGAATAGATATGGTGGCGCTGCTGGAACGCTTCGGCTGGGGAGATTCGGCGCTGGCCAGCaaggccggtgccggtgccggaacgtTCGTTATCGCTTACGCAATCCACAAGGTGTTTGCGCCGGTTAGAATAAGCATCACTCTCGGGGCGACCCCACTGATCGTGCGCTATCTGCGCCGGAAGGGCATTCTGAAGCCCCCGCCGAAGCCGACGTCGACAACCGGAGAGAAGTAAGCTGCACCACGTTGGGAAAACACAATGGAAAGGTGAACAGAGTGTATATTTTTGTATGTATCAAACATTTGATGTGTAGTACTCGGGACTCTGAATAAAAGCAATAAAGTATAgcttatttaatttatttcttgtttcgttttcgggcaACAAAAATACAACGATCGCGTTCTTCTCGATAGTACCCCCGATTTTATTCGCTTCTGCTAATTTTCGTTTCCACACAAACTACAGCGTCATCGGCCGTACACTGCGCGAACCTCGCCTAGTCATCCTAAAATTCCTAACACTAtcttaataataataattaatgacACCTTTAATCCTGTGCTTCAAACCATTTGCCTCTTGTGTGCCCCTTTAGCACGACACCCAACCCAACGTGAAGTGTTTTATTACTAACGTTCGAGCGAAATACGAAATTGACGGCGCTTTTTCCGATCCGCTTCCCGCCCAACGAGATGCACGGGACTCGAAGAGTGGTCAATGCATCTTTTGTACAAGGCTGTGGTTGTTAGATTGTTTTTCTTACTCTTATTAAAATTCATGCTAAGAACATcgcgaaacacaaaacgcgACGTTACTAACACCGCGCCCAATTGCTTGCCACACACAGACTTCGCAACCTGCGAACCTCTAATGCCTAATACAGGCATTTTGCAATGAATGGGGCATGTTGTCCTTTTTCGAATGCTCCGAAATTAGCAATCAATTTGATGCCATTCAAACATCCTACCAAACGAATAGTTGTAAATACACACGACAGAGGGTGTACTTGGGGCTGGGGTGGCTCTGCGACCTCCTATCACATGTTACACTCAAAAGAAATCGATCCGTAGCAGTTCCCCTTTATAGTAGCTTGGTTGCAACACAACCCACGAGAGACCCGTCGTCGCGAGAATACGACTATTGCTGTTCACATTTGAAAGCGATCAAAAGTTTCGAATTCGGTTAGTCAAGCAAAACTATCAAGCGAGAGTTATCTCTCGTCTCTACTTCACATTTGGTGGTTCAACCTAATCTTTTCGGTTGCAAGGGCGTCACCAATTGGGCAGCATCGGGGAACAGGTTGTAATAGTTGACCAGGGGCACGTACGCCGCACCGATGACGCGTCCAGCGAACCACCGACCGTGCAGTGCGTTCACAGCTAGCACGGCCGTCGCAATGTTGGGACACTTGACGTACACATTGCCGGCGGGGGACAGTTTATCGACGTAGACGTGCAGCACTCCACCGTGCTTATTGCACTCCTCTATGACGTCGTCCTGTATCTCCACGTCCCAGCTCGGGTTTGTCTCCGTGCTGGGATCGAACATGTTCGACAGCAGGAAGCACTGGGTGGCAATCGGAGGCGACTGTTGGATGGGTTGCTGTGGAATGGGCTGGGGTGCGGTCGCCAGCAGAGCATCAGCGGCCGCGCGGGGCACGGCGAGACCAGCTCCTTCGGCTAGTTTGAACATGAGCTGCAATCGCCCCGTGGCACCGAGTTCGATACCGCTACGATCCATCTCGTCTGTGTCGAGTGAAGCATGTGTGGTCACATCCAGTCGCTCGGTCACGTTGCCAACCTTCATCGGGCGACCGGCAAGCTCGAAACCGTTCAGCTGCTCCAGGGCTTTCTTTGCGTCGTCGGCATTGTGGAACTGGATGGAAGAGAAAGCACAAGCCATGGGTTAGGGTTTGTGTGCTCGATAAACAGATACTAAGATCGATGTGCGACCTCACGGTGCGAACGGTTTCATCGATGGTGGACAATAATGAAACCTTGAGTTCGGCGAGATCGCAAGTGTTTCTCTGGCATACATTAACCCCTCGGTTACAAACTAAATATCATAACCAAGTCAAGGGTATGCGAAAACCACATTCATCCTTCCTGGCTTTCATAGATCGTGTACGATCAGTTGACGATGAGATTCCATTTTAAGAATGTTTAAGGAAAACAATCCACTTTTGTAAGATCTATTTTGAAAGCACTTTAGCATACTTTGGGCCCCTCGATTATGGACCAACAACGGTAGCCATGTCAAAGGAAGTAGGCAAAAGAACGGCCACGATTTCTGTTTAGTATTGCATTTGTAAAATCTCACCCTTCGGTACGATTAAACTCCATTCGGTCGAGTGAAATCATTTGTAGCAAGATTTAACCCTGTTCGTAAGAGAACAAGATACCCATTTGATTTAGCATACTTTTGCCCCTCGATCATAAACCAAAAATCATAACCAAGTCAAGGGTATGCCACAAACCAATTACGCTAAGCTAAAAATCGAAAGCGGAAGGCGAAATACTCACGGTGATAAATCCGTATCCTTTCGAGcggcccgtgtccgtgtccatGATCAGCTGAATGTTATCGATTTTCCCGAATGGCTCGAAAATGCCCCTCAGCATATCTTCGGTGATGTTGAAATGAAGCGAACCCACGTACAGTCGCATCGGTCCGACCGGGTTCTTTggtgggggcggcggcggctgattGGCCATGCGATTCTTTTCGGCTTGCGTGTGCTGCACGCTGATCGGAATACCGAGTAGCCGCTGGCCGGACAAACCGAGCGCTAGCGCGACCGACTCTGGATCCTTAAATTCGATGTACGCGATTCCCTTgaaccgtttcgttttgttgcacGTGATCAACCGAACGTCCCGCACCTTTCCCACACTCGAAAAGAACTCTTCGAGGTCACGGGCCCGGATGCGCTGGGATAGTTGCATACAAAATACGGTCCGTGCATCGCGATCTTCTTGGCTGATCTCTTCCGGTGGAGAGCGATCGCCCCGAAAGTTACCGTAACCAAGACCTCGTCCACCCCGTCTGAAAGGTTTCGGTGACATCGATCGACGCCGTCGGCCCGGTTCACGCGACCGgcttcggcggcggttgtTATCGCGCTCGCGAgatcggcggcggtcggcgtgAGCTGCACGGTCACGGGATCGTCGCTTCTCCGGTacacgctggtggtggtgatcgacCCCACGCTCCTTTCCACGCTCCTTATCCTTGCGATCCTTGGAGCGCTCTTGGCGAGGCGAACGGGATTTGCTGCGGTCCTTGTCTTTGCTTCGGCGACGCTCCTTGTCGCGTGGTCGCGGTGAGCGAGAGCGCTCCTTTCGCGAGCGACCTTCACCGCCATCCTTGTCCCGATCCTTTTCGCGCTCACGTTCACGATCACGTTCTCGGGCACGATCACGGTCTCGCGAGCGACTGAAAACCGTGGGGAATAAAATGCATTATTTAACATGAAAATTCGCGTTCGCTTTTCCAGTCAACCAATGGGCCGGAAAAACTTACCCGGATGATGATTTGCTGTGCCCATTTTCCTTTGATTTCTTCTCGCCATTGCTGGTGCCATTGTTTACCGGAGACGATTCGTCCTGCGAGGAGGTTGAAGATACATTTTAGCGGGCCAAGAGCGCAGGAGACCAAGGGAGGGTAAAGGGGGTTAGTTGCCAGTGTGCGAAAACGGCGCGCCGGGGGTTGGTTGTTGCATATCGTTCGCACCGAAAATATAGATTCGTTtcaaaaaaatgaaaatgatgttttcgatttcgtcaGTACGACACCACAGACGATGGCGAACGAAGCGCGATAGagttgaataaaaaagaagaaaataaacaaacaaaaaaagagagGAAAGAGAAAACGAGAAATATAAATTGATTAGTAAAGCACTACGAAGGTGGCATTGAGCGCATTGGCGGCAGTGGCGTGCACTGCCGCGGCGTATCAATTAAAAGTAGTTTGATTTTGTGTCAGCTCGCAAATGACGGTCACTCTGTGTGATGGaattctgtgtgtgtatgatcTCGAAGCCCCGTTTTGCTTCACACCCTCTTTAGTGGCACCGTCGTTGAGGGAGGGCGGACGATACACCAAACGTGACCCGCGGTAAACCTACGCAGAAAAAAGAGGAATAGACACTGATTGTTTTCGATTACGCAGCATCCGCGGAGGCTTGCCGGTACCACAGCATCTTAGCAGCCATTAGAACACTGCGACAAGCACAAAGTTCTACGCCAACTACGTGCCGTAGGGTTTGAGTGTTTGCGAACGAAGATTCTGCAAATACAACACATTGTACTCGGTTATGGGAACCACACAAACTTACAGTTGAGAGGATCGAGGTCACCGTTGCAAGAATGAAAGCATGTTTGTGAAGCCTTCACACCACAACCTTTAATCGTGTTTGAACCAGAGATTGTGGATCACATTAAAAGCAATTAATCTGCAAAATGAAAATATCGCTTTTAAGGTCGGCTCGAATGTTCGATTCGCGTTTGGGAAAACGTGTTCTACAGCGTGTTACGTGTCTCTAGGAGAGTGGTGTTAATACTATGCCTCATTTCTGTAGGCATCAAACCCTGCCACCGGAGGGGACCGGGAGTGAAGACCCACCCGAAGACCACAATAAAAACTATACATAATTATATACTTTATCGTGGCTTCCTTCTGCAAACGAATCTGCAAAGAATCTGTCAAAAGGGGTCAAAgagaaacaaacggaacacgtCGATTGACGCGAATGTCACCGAAACGTGGGGCCTGAAGAAGCGAATTTCCTCATTGTTTTTCTACTCGCAACCGGTCAGAGCAAAAGGCGACACGTGCAGATGCAGACACATACGATACCGAGCAATCTTAGCAAACCTAGAATAGACCGACAGAGAAATTAGGAGGTAGTTGAGCCACAGCCAGTCGCTCCCAACGGACACCAACTCGGCTGCTCGACTGACAACTCTGTTCTCGCCCCCAGAATGAACCTGTAAAGAGAGACACCCCAAGTATTGAGCCGGACCCGGCGATGGTTTTACGTGGAAGGACGGGAAGGCTTTGCGTTGAGGCCGGTTTTGCTATCGGGTAATTCGGTTGGTTGAGTAGTGGCTGATATCTAGAACGAGGAGATACTTGTGTTTTTTATGCAACAAGAACTTACACAATCGGTTTGGCCAAAACGTTGCAAATTACTTGTTCTCGTTACGCACATCCACACCTATAGAGCTTACGTGACCAAAGTGACTcgtttcgaaaagaaaaataacgTAAAACATGCGCGCGGGTGGGCGCATTTTGTACGGCTATTTAAGTCATAAGTTCAAGCGCATAATAACCTTATCATGTTAGATGCGAGATTAGCATAAGAGAGGTCTCCATAGAGAGGACTACGCAGAGCCGGTGCATAATATCGTCATTCTAGGACGAGAAAAATGTAGTATAATAAAAACCATTGAACGATGAAACTTGCCTCGCAGAGCACGATGTGTTACCCTCCCGGGTGATCAATGGTCACTTtgtggtttccgtttttttggcaACTGACTGGCCAGTTGGCAAGCATTGGGGATTAAAAATCAATGTCACGTCAAGAGACGCGTGTTTAGGCTACTTCTATAGGTTTGGCACGGTGGCCTAGAATATCTAATTTGTTGCAATCGCCGTAACTGCACTTAAAAGTTGCACACTATGCAGAAAATGatagaagagagagagatagagagaaaggAGAGAAATATTCGAGGAGAGTCGCATGAGCGAAGGACGACGATCAAGGAAACAAATGCCACTGACacaaacgcgcgcgcacgcacgcacacgtacacatCGTTCCTCCGCTCGTACGATTCCTGGGTTTGGTTTCTGGTTTAAATGCGTACTTTTTGTGATTATCATTGTGAGCCGCGGTTTCGTGGCCGAATGAAttgcgtgtttctttttttttttgcaaaccacAGCAAGTGGCAAGGAGCtggtccttttcttttctgtggGCTGTGTCTATTGGCGACTGATCTATTGTTTCATTGCCTACTATTATCATTCCGACCAGCAGACACAGAGCAGCTCTTACAGAGATCAGCCTagaaaaataaagagaaaGTTTCACTTTAATCACTTCAGTTCTGTTCATCGGCAGCGGAGagtcggttttgttttggtacgGGAAAAAGGGATAAGATTGTTCGCGGTTTGTGGGGACAAAGAACAAgtgacaaataaaaaacaaaacaaaatcagcAACATTGGAACAGATTGGTAGGATCCGGAAAGTGAAAGTAGCAACCGAGTGATTGTGGCCTGGAAAGGTCTGTGTACTTTTGGCTTAATGTTTACGCTGCGGGAATTCGCGTAATCGTTGAAAGAAAGATCGAGAATCTTCGGTCGCGGTCTTCTATTGTAGCGTAAGTGGGAGGTATTTGAAGATTGtttttgatggtttgtttggcTTGTATTAATTGGTATGTACCTTTGTCATGGAGctgaacacacacattctCTGTACCAAACTCATACCGGACCTGACATTAGTATCGTCTATAAAATGTAGAAACGAGGAAAATTTATGTCATTTACCTTTACTAATATAGTTTGTGGTGGTGAGTAAATTCATATATAATAATAGCATCGGATGTATCGTCGAGGGCGGCACTTACAATAGAACGAACAAACAACTGTGTGAAAGTTCCCGTTTTACGGATGGGTTCTTATAAAAGTCCTTCGTGGAATTTCGACGCACTGCGGTGGAATCGAGTGCAGAGgaaagaaatgggaaaacattcGCTCAAAACACAAAGCCAACTTTTAAATGATGACACACAGTGGGTTCCATTCCTCTCTACTCGATCCACGGCGCAGCAGTAGCGCTACGCAGCACCACGCATCACAAGCAACTTTCGGACAACATCGACACCCGTAAAAGTAGTCACGGAACGGACGCCAACATTAAACATTCTATAACACATAGctatataataataataaaggTGAAAAGGTATAGTTTGGTTCAGGTAAACAGTGGGCACTTACCTCCTTTTTGTACGGTGCCTCTAGCATCTCTTCAACGTTGAGCTCGTCATCGGCGGCCATCTTGTCAAAAAGATGTGCTTTTCGTGGCTGGTCTTCGGAATCGTACAACGTGCTGCTTTTCATTCCGCACGAAAACTGTGAGCGATTCACTTGGCAGGGCCCGCACTTTAGTGACTCCGGTGAGCGGATGGGCGTCCGGCAAGAATTGTGCCAAAAAGAATGCTTTACGGAGTTAATTCACGGAGATAATTCACAAACGAAAATCACAGTGCGAGCGAGCTGCAACGAAATTTCTTCTGGAATGATAATTTCGTTTTCCCCTCCCGAAACTAGCTGTCAGCGATAGTAAAGGACGCTTTCCGCAAGAGGGCGCTGTCGTCGCAAATGTCAAATTTGGATATTTGAATTTCCTACAACCGAATTGagaatgaactctctcgaattgggtgaactctctggaatgaactctctcgaattgggtgaactctctggaatgaactctctcgaattgggtgaaccgATGAAGTGACGTTTCGCATTGAAgccaaacgcacacacacacaaaataccGTTTGGCGCGCACATCGGGTCTTCTGTCAAACTttctgttgcctttttaaataattttatatATAAAAAGTGGTAGTTTATGAATTCGTTCAATCGTTTGATGGTTGATcttataattttttattattatcgaGACGATTGCAACCTGACCTAAGCTTTAGAAGATGATTTTGAAAGTTTTACCTAAAACTTCAACACACGTAATTTGTTTGCAAGAAATTCCGATATGTTGTTCGATGTTAAAGCAAAGTACTATTTCAACCAAACATACTACTTCTGTGAATGCCTTTGCCCGACTGACAAGATTTGCCCACACGATGAAACCCATAGAGAACGAGACAAGGTGTCTAGTGGTCAAATGATGAACGCAAATAATTGTCGTAGACCACAGTCTGTTCGTCGATCGATAAAaaagagggaagaaaaacattataaTGTACCGTTCCAGTTTTGTTACCCCGTCCGCCAGCTTGAACCCACTCACGGACTGCAAGCGTCCAATTAAATCTATTCATCGCTTGAGGGCTGGCGATTGCCGGGACCACTGGTAACATTTGTCGTTACAAAAAACTCCTTAAGCCAAACTGTGTGCCACGCTTAGAAGCCACGGTGGCGGAAACTTTACACGAACTAGAACGTTGAAAAATGGGCAACTTCAACCCTCAGCCGGTCGGGGCTCGGGAACAGTTCCGCAATCGCTGTCGCATCGAAATAAGGTCATTGAGTCAATAAACTCGCGCGGGTAGGCGCGCCTCTCGTCTGGAAAGGTTTCGCTCGAGGACTCACGGAAGCAGGGGAAAGGTTTCTAGCGTCTTTGAGGACCTGGGCAGGTGGCGCGCAGTTGCATAGGAATTGGAGGCTATTGGTGCGTATGGGGGAATAGGGGAAGTTCGGCAATAGGGGTAGCCCATGGGCCCCGAAACAATGCGGCACATAAAAGTCAGCTGTACCACCTCGTCCGTGCGAGAAACCGCGGCGTTCTACACCACGTTCTTACGTTCTTGATACATTTACTCAAAAGGACGATAAAGCGAGCATGTTCTTCGGCCGTACGCGGACTGTAAGCATGCACAGGCAATTATGAAGCCACCGCCGAAGAGGTCTCTGGTCTGGGTCACTGGAGTGGTTCGGGTGTTAGATCGAACTGTGCAAGGCGCGTTCTTCGGGTAGCGCCAACTTGTGGGGAAATTTGTTGTTCAAATCTGGACTCGTACGAGTCCTGGATTCGCCAGTGGAGCCAGCGGACGAGGACGAATTGACGTCTGACTGGCAAACAGACAGTTCCAAGCGCAAGCCAGCATGCAGTTCTCTCAGCATTACCGTTCATTATTTATGAATTAAGGActcggtgccgtgccggtggtTGCTTGTACACTAATACAACAATGTACAGAAATTCCACCACTACTCTGTGGCAGTAGAAAACATCCGCTCAGCGGTGGGTTCGTGACGGTCGATTAGTTAGGAAGATGGAGATCCAGGAACTGGATAACGCCGGGTGGCTAATCGTTGTAATTGCATAAATGATAATGTACTTTCTCGTTTAATTTCCGCGCTCACAGGTTTCAAATTAACTGGTGCTTACGTTAAAGGACAGAGCACGAGGCACAGATAGTCCTAACGcggagggtttttttttcttattttcatGAGATGTATTTTTACTTTACAAGGGAACCAGGAACAGTCGTATTTCTTAGCTTCATAACCAATGAATTCAATTGTCATGAACAGCGATAAGAAATCAATATCCCGGcggtttgttttactttcacGTTTACTCCTAAAACAGATGGTTGAAGTTTTATAAGCATAGCTACAAACATACAACTCGAAGTTCAACGGACTGAAAGACacgacaaaaaaggacaaaattAGGACAACGGGCCAAATGGATGTTGGACTCGTCTCTCAGCAGAATTCAACATCCTGGTACCCAggaccagaaatgacagtcATTTATCATAGAG
It includes:
- the LOC128272287 gene encoding RNA-binding protein 39; this encodes MKSSTLYDSEDQPRKAHLFDKMAADDELNVEEMLEAPYKKEDESSPVNNGTSNGEKKSKENGHSKSSSGRSRDRDRARERDREREREKDRDKDGGEGRSRKERSRSPRPRDKERRRSKDKDRSKSRSPRQERSKDRKDKERGKERGVDHHHQRVPEKRRSRDRAAHADRRRSRERDNNRRRSRSREPGRRRRSMSPKPFRRGGRGLGYGNFRGDRSPPEEISQEDRDARTVFCMQLSQRIRARDLEEFFSSVGKVRDVRLITCNKTKRFKGIAYIEFKDPESVALALGLSGQRLLGIPISVQHTQAEKNRMANQPPPPPPKNPVGPMRLYVGSLHFNITEDMLRGIFEPFGKIDNIQLIMDTDTGRSKGYGFITFHNADDAKKALEQLNGFELAGRPMKVGNVTERLDVTTHASLDTDEMDRSGIELGATGRLQLMFKLAEGAGLAVPRAAADALLATAPQPIPQQPIQQSPPIATQCFLLSNMFDPSTETNPSWDVEIQDDVIEECNKHGGVLHVYVDKLSPAGNVYVKCPNIATAVLAVNALHGRWFAGRVIGAAYVPLVNYYNLFPDAAQLVTPLQPKRLG
- the LOC128272290 gene encoding uncharacterized protein LOC128272290, which translates into the protein MAQQVQHVFKVALAKTAASGQRTMSTGIIGTLEGGAAGSVKQTPKHSSGLHMTIQRTYPLAAVLPLPPNIDATETSRFSPLRSRDINASAMLTHQSTAPSGSPIDVTVDMSSSSANTAVDPHVESYDCRGAVSLNSAMQSNVPSPFGGMHKFTHLNMPGGAWAQESKFLSHELNSSHYTNLRQEVRSDWSSYEDRPVKGVEGRTDRAKGGAGSITNLCQLLTLTSPNHSIIGPSISFRRPFSGNSRQPLASALSRGIQTAPAVHNAQSKGNASTNVTNEERQQPPIAPPEAQVPVSRKDRLKKAIKEYGSTVLVFHVSISLVSLGTCYLLVSSGIDMVALLERFGWGDSALASKAGAGAGTFVIAYAIHKVFAPVRISITLGATPLIVRYLRRKGILKPPPKPTSTTGEK